GAAGATCCGCGAGGATGACCGCATGACGACGATCGACCGCCGTGAACTCGCCGACTTCCTCCGCCGTACCCGCGACCGGGTCCGGCCGCAGGACGTGGGCCTCCCGGTGGGGCCCCGGCGCCGTACGCCCGGACTGCGCCGCGAGGAGGTCGCCCAGCTGGCCGGGATGTCCTCCGACTACTACATCCGCCTGGAGCAGGCCCGCGGCCCGCAGCCCTCGCCGCAGATGCTCGCCGCGCTCGCCCGCGCGCTGCGCCTCGACACCGACGGGCGCGACCACCTGTACCTCCTGGCGGGGCACCGCCCGCCGGCGGGCCCGACGGCCGGCGACCATGTCTCACCCGGCCTGCTCCACCTCCTGGACCAGCTGCGGACCACGCCCGCGCAGGTCCTGAGCGATCTGGGGGACGTACTCGCGCAGAACGAGATGGCCCGCGCGCTGCTCGGCGGGGTGTGCACGGTGTCGGAGCACGGCCGGAACGTGGCGTGGCGCTGGTTCGCCGATCCGGAGGCCCGGACGGCGTACCCGGCCGAGGAGCACGCGTACCACAGCCGCCTCCATGTCGCCGATCTGCGCGCGGCGTTCGGCCGCCGCTCGGGCGATCCCGCGGTGACCCGGCTGGTGGAGCGGCTGCGGGGGGCGAGCGAGGAGTTCACGGAGCTGTGGGAACGACACGAGGTGGCGGTCCGCCGGCACAACCGGATGAGGGTCACGCACCCGGTGATCGGCCCGGTGGACCTGGACTGCCAGGTGCTGCTCGCCCCGGAGGGCGAGCAGCGCCTCGTCCTGTTCACCCCGCCGCCGGGCACGGACGCGGGGGAGCGGCTGGCGCTGCTCGGGGTGGTGGGCACGGAGCAGTTCACGAGGGGGTGAGGGCCGGCGGAGCGGTTCGCGAGGGGGCGAGGGCGGCCGGAGCAGGCGCTGCCGCCCCACCCCGGCGAGGCCGGGTGGCCTTGTCGGCTCTGCCGCCTTCGGCGAGGCCGAGTGGCCCTGTCGGCCCAGTCGCCCCACCGGGATCAGCTCCCCCTTAGCCGGCCGCCCGCTCCTCCAGCGGTCGACGCCGCAGCGCGGACTGGGTGAGGAAGGGCGGCTGCCAGGCGCCGTCCGCGCGGTAGAGGTTCGTGCCCGGCGGCACGATCGCGTCGATCCGGTCCAGGACCTCGTCCGTGAGGACGACGGGCGCGCCCTTCAACAGCCCCTCCAGCTGGTCCATCGTCCTCGGCCCGATGATGACCGACGTCACGGCCGGGTGCGAGGCGGCGAAGGCGAGGGCGAGCTCGGGCAGGGAGCAGCCGATCTCGTCGGCGAGCGCGATGAACTCCTCGACGGCGTCGAGCTTGGCGGCGTTGCCCGGGAGCGCCGGGTCGAAGCGGTGCGGGGTGAGCGCGGCGCGCCCGCGGGTGAGGTCGATCGGCTGTCCCTTGCGGTACTTGCCGGTGAGGAAGCCGGAGGCGAGCGGAGCCCAGGTCAGGACACCCATCCCGTACCGCTGGGCGACGGGCAGGACGGAGGCCTCGACGCCCCGCGCCAGCAGCGAGTACGGCGGCTGCTCGGAGCGGAAGCGGCGCAGGCCGCGCCGTTCGGCGACGGCGTGGGCCTCGACGATCTCCTCGGCGGGGAAGGTGGAGCAGCCGAACGCCCGGATCTTGCCCTGGCCGACGAGATCGCCGAGGACGTCGAGGGTCTCCTCGATGT
This sequence is a window from Streptomyces sp. NBC_00691. Protein-coding genes within it:
- a CDS encoding aldo/keto reductase; amino-acid sequence: MRYRVLGGTGFEVSTYCLGTMMFGAVGNPDHADSVRVIHAALDRGINFVDTADMYSSGESEEIVGKALRDSSRRDATVLATKVYFPVGDEGPNRGGLSRRWITRAVENSLKRLGTDWIDLYQVHRPDHRTDIEETLDVLGDLVGQGKIRAFGCSTFPAEEIVEAHAVAERRGLRRFRSEQPPYSLLARGVEASVLPVAQRYGMGVLTWAPLASGFLTGKYRKGQPIDLTRGRAALTPHRFDPALPGNAAKLDAVEEFIALADEIGCSLPELALAFAASHPAVTSVIIGPRTMDQLEGLLKGAPVVLTDEVLDRIDAIVPPGTNLYRADGAWQPPFLTQSALRRRPLEERAAG
- a CDS encoding helix-turn-helix transcriptional regulator, translated to MTTIDRRELADFLRRTRDRVRPQDVGLPVGPRRRTPGLRREEVAQLAGMSSDYYIRLEQARGPQPSPQMLAALARALRLDTDGRDHLYLLAGHRPPAGPTAGDHVSPGLLHLLDQLRTTPAQVLSDLGDVLAQNEMARALLGGVCTVSEHGRNVAWRWFADPEARTAYPAEEHAYHSRLHVADLRAAFGRRSGDPAVTRLVERLRGASEEFTELWERHEVAVRRHNRMRVTHPVIGPVDLDCQVLLAPEGEQRLVLFTPPPGTDAGERLALLGVVGTEQFTRG